The Phragmitibacter flavus genome has a segment encoding these proteins:
- a CDS encoding DUF2007 domain-containing protein produces MNTIARFQTPEDAHLFRLFLGSHEIEAFVFDEFTVQTVWKFSNAIGGVRVVVHHEDVPAAATYYQEYWQTVLSSYHHTPPVRAWPLILILSLLIGAQPFIVFGRQPLIETD; encoded by the coding sequence GTGAACACCATTGCCCGGTTCCAAACTCCCGAAGACGCCCATCTATTTCGTCTTTTTTTGGGAAGCCATGAGATCGAAGCCTTCGTGTTCGACGAATTCACCGTGCAAACCGTTTGGAAATTCAGCAATGCCATAGGCGGTGTGCGGGTTGTGGTTCATCACGAGGACGTGCCTGCTGCTGCAACCTATTACCAGGAATACTGGCAGACAGTGCTTTCGAGCTACCATCACACTCCACCTGTTAGAGCCTGGCCACTGATCTTGATCTTGAGCCTGCTGATAGGTGCCCAACCATTCATCGTCTTTGGCCGCCAACCCCTAATTGAGACCGACTAA
- the ispE gene encoding 4-(cytidine 5'-diphospho)-2-C-methyl-D-erythritol kinase has translation MTLTLRSPAKINLWLRVLRRRDDGFHDVDTRMCPLDLADEVTLEPSVDGLAKLTCSNPELPVDESNLAMKALRGYEKRSGTTQAWQIHLEKHVPHGAGLGGGSSNAATVLLGLNRLNGGVLSDEDLHEIAAELGSDVPFFLYGRTCDATGRGEVIEPVETFDWELPVVLIKPGFGISTPWAYKNWRDSKELAGVFYGVQTQPWGEMINDLERPVFEKWIWLPTMKNWLLEQEETVAALMSGSGSTMFAVARSEADAAVLAESTRKFCGESTWVQVTRTRK, from the coding sequence ATGACCCTGACGCTTCGATCTCCGGCAAAAATCAATCTGTGGCTGCGCGTGTTGCGTCGGCGGGACGATGGCTTTCATGACGTGGACACGCGGATGTGTCCGCTGGATCTGGCGGATGAGGTGACCCTGGAGCCGTCGGTGGATGGACTGGCAAAGCTGACGTGTTCGAATCCAGAACTGCCGGTGGATGAATCGAATCTGGCGATGAAGGCGTTGCGCGGATATGAAAAACGCAGTGGGACGACGCAGGCCTGGCAGATTCATTTGGAAAAACACGTGCCGCACGGGGCGGGTTTGGGCGGTGGCAGCAGCAATGCCGCGACGGTGTTGCTGGGGTTGAATCGCTTGAACGGCGGGGTGCTGAGCGACGAGGATTTGCACGAGATTGCGGCGGAGTTGGGGTCCGACGTGCCGTTCTTTTTGTATGGCCGGACTTGCGACGCGACGGGACGCGGGGAGGTGATTGAACCGGTGGAGACTTTCGACTGGGAGTTGCCGGTGGTGTTGATCAAACCGGGATTTGGGATCTCGACGCCTTGGGCTTACAAGAATTGGCGGGATTCAAAGGAGTTGGCGGGGGTGTTTTACGGGGTGCAGACGCAGCCTTGGGGGGAAATGATCAATGATCTGGAACGGCCGGTGTTTGAGAAATGGATTTGGCTGCCGACGATGAAGAACTGGTTGTTGGAGCAGGAGGAGACCGTGGCGGCGCTGATGTCGGGTTCAGGTTCGACGATGTTTGCGGTGGCCCGGAGTGAGGCGGATGCGGCGGTGCTGGCAGAGAGCACGAGGAAATTTTGCGGGGAATCGACCTGGGTGCAGGTGACGAGGACAAGAAAGTAG